The Scleropages formosus chromosome 11, fSclFor1.1, whole genome shotgun sequence genome window below encodes:
- the minar1 gene encoding major intrinsically disordered Notch2-binding receptor 1 encodes MDPVPEYSLFLVRILEELDTKYSSLSYQDLCKSLCARFDLVHLAKLRSLLFYTACLDPSFPATLFKDKMRCSMEDQQSKKLMVAADIVTMFNLIQMNGGIAKDKLPMGQRPKFHKNQSFESCRSDTDVYKYSHSDRVYDILDARGHPTLQTSPCPKSDCNNCHHFIPTSEPNFLLGVNKDMKCRAASLDKLQHLPQYSSGSPPPCEMQSTYFPMDIDSESTTDQDSLHLNSGVKETFISSAEPFTVHSCVQKRNIFKEDFHNLVAFAPQVITTDSDPSVKTSGGHHRRETHKPAAFFNHSFELPYSNPYFEPVSSPVQDKRRVKHESLDDLQASTYFGPTTVTECVNTRRTSGKQGKQPCWPVKSLSLNTEEGPDLERSFVGGPKFKDNHRHNVNSIDCDQHYQGAKEKPAVSPSGFCIKPNGPKTKDVGSMVGGPGVDKRDGIKRFKDKSINCTSFQVGTVESTLSVGTQTEQSDQRKLKDFVGHGKYGERFKLSDEDSEIVSDDISDIFRFLDDMSVCGSTGVIQSSCYNSNGSLSQVTKSDGDSSPERNTVKLGKASNKLDRLFHSLESSDDELKASVCKLVLRIGEIEKKLESLSGVRGEISQVLSKLNRLDEKIQEPETNSRPSEPNSRDEMLSNGNVSPRIFQCHTTGHAGKVDTNSEWCCSETGGSSSEGLRVKALKRNLFTRRSSRSLTEENSATESKVASISNSPRDWRAVPYPIHPGEDGKEKDRDNKDRQRKSKETDRQCELPQVHRATKPAKDSYLIEQVFSPHPFPPSVKSHMKSSPLYTDLRLTELSEGKRTQPSWTIEEYKRNSGDKSKLTALDLQAQESLNPNNLEYWMEDIYTPGYDSLLKRKEAEFRRAKVCKIGALIAAAACTVILVIVVPICTMKS; translated from the exons ATGGATCCAGTGCCAGAGTACTCCCTCTTCTTGGTCCGGATTCTGGAAGAGTTGGACACCAAGTACAGCAGCCTTTCCTACCAGGATCTTTGTAAGTCTCTGTGTGCTCGATTTGACCTGGTTCACCTGGCCAAACTGCGCAGCTTGCTCTTCTACACGGCCTGTCTGGACCCCAGTTTCCCTGCCACTTTGTTCAAAGACAAAATGAGGTGCTCCATGGAGGACCAGCAGTCCAAGAAACTCATGGTGGCCGCAGATATAGTCACCATGTTCAACCTGATCCAGATGAACGGCGGCATCGCGAAGGACAAGCTTCCAATGGGGCAGAGGCCCAAATTCCACAAGAACCAGTCTTTTGAGTCTTGCCGGTCAGACACTGACGTGTACAAGTACTCTCACTCTGATAGGGTGTATGATATTTTAGATGCCAGAGGCCATCCCACATTGCAGACCTCACCCTGCCCTAAATCTGACTGCAACAACTGCCATCATTTCATTCCAACATCCGAGCCCAACTTTCTCCTCGGAGTCAACAAGGATATGAAATGCAGGGCTGCATCCCTTGACAAGCTGCAGCATCTCCCACAGTATTCCAGTGGCAGTCCTCCTCCCTGTGAGATGCAGAGCACCTACTTTCCAATGGATATAGACAGTGAATCAACGACGGATCAAGACTCCTTGCATTTAAACTCGGGTGTAAAAGAGACATTTATTTCAAGTGCGGAACCCTTTACAGTGCATTCCTGTgtgcagaaaagaaatattttcaaggAGGATTTTCACAATCTGGTGGCATTTGCTCCCCAGGTAATAACCACGGACTCCGATCCAAGTGTGAAAACAAGCGGGGGTCACCACAGGAGAGAGACTCACAAACCTGCAGCGTTTTTCAACCACAGTTTTGAACTGCCCTACAGTAACCCTTATTTTGAACCGGTGAGTTctcctgttcaggacaagcggcgGGTGAAACACGAAAGCCTGGATGATTTACAAGCATCCACATACTTTGGCCCAACTACTGTAACGGAGTGTGTGAACACCAGGAGAACTTCAGGAAAGCAGGGTAAACAGCCTTGTTGGCCTGTGAAGAGTCTGAGCTTGAACACAGAGGAGGGTCCCGACTTGGAGAGGTCTTTTGTTGGTGGACCAAAGTTCAAGGACAATCATCGGCATAATGTCAACAGCATTGACTGTGACCAGCATTACCAAGGAGCCAAAGAGAAGCCCGCAGTCTCTCCTTCAGGTTTTTGCATTAAGCCAAATGGGCCAAAAACAAAAGACGTGGGATCTATGGTCGGTGGTCCAGGCGTGGATAAACGAGATGGAATCAAGCGGTTTAAAGATAAGAGCATTAACTGCACATCTTTTCAGGTAGGGACCGTAGAGAGCACATTAAGTGTGGGTACCCAAACTGAGCAGTCTGACCAAAGGAAGCTGAAGGACTTTGTTGGTCATGGTAAATATGGGGAGAGGTTCAAGCTCTCTGACGAGGACTCTGAGATTGTCAGTGATGACATTAGTGACATCTTCCGCTTCCTGGATGACATGAGCGTGTGCGGCTCCACGGGAGTCATCCAGTCGTCATGCTACAACAGCAATGGTTCTCTCTCCCAGGTGACAAAGTCAGATGGGGACAGTTCCCCAGAACGCAACACAGTGAAGCTGGGCAAGGCAAGCAATAAGTTGGACAGACTGTTTCATTCCCTGGAAAGTTCAGACGATGAACTGAAGGCCAGTGTGTGTAAGCTGGTCCTTCGGATTGGGGAGATTGAGAAGAAACTAGAGTCTCTATCTGGGGTGCGTGGGGAGATCTCCCAGGTCCTCTCCAAGCTGAACAGGCTTGACGAAAAGATCCAGGAGCCAGAGACCAATAGCAGGCCAAGCGAGCCCAATTCTAGGGACGAAATGCTCTCCAATGGTAATGTATCCCCCCGCATCTTCCAGTGCCACACTACAGGCCATGCTGGGAAAGTGGACACTAACTCTGAGTGGTGCTGCTCAGAGACCGGTGGGAGTAGCAGCGAGGGCCTGAGGGTGAAGGCACTGAAGAGGAACCTTTTCACCAGGAGGTCCTCCAGGTCTCTGACAGAAGAAAACAGTGCTACTGAGTCAAAAGTAGCCAGCATCTCAAATTCCCCCAGAGACTGGAGAGCTGTCCCATACCCCATTCATCCAGGAGAAGATGGGAAGGAGAAAGACCGTGACAACAAAGACCGACAAAGAAAATCGAAAGAG ACAGATCGCCAGTGTGAGCTCCCCCAAGTCCATCGTGCAACTAAGCCTGCAAAGGACTCCTACCTGATTGAGCAAGTATTCAGCCCCCACCCTTTCCCTCCCTCTGTCAAGTCCCACATGAAGAGCAGTCCTCTCTACACGGACTTGCGGCTCACCGAACTGTCCGAGGGCAAGCGAACGCAGCCCTCCTGGACGATCGAGGAATACAAACGCAACTCAGGAGACAAGAGCAAGCTTACTGCGCTGGACCTGCAA GCACAAGAGTCCCTGAATCCCAACAACCTGGAGTACTGGATGGAGGACATCTACACACCAGGCTATGATTCGCTGCTGAAGCGTAAAGAGGCGGAGTTCAGGAGAGCGAAGGTGTGTAAAATAGGAGCGCTCATCGCAGCGGCCGCCTGCACTGTGATCCTGGTAATCGTCGTGCCCATTTGTACCATGAAGTCATGA